A part of Rhodoligotrophos appendicifer genomic DNA contains:
- a CDS encoding bifunctional [glutamine synthetase] adenylyltransferase/[glutamine synthetase]-adenylyl-L-tyrosine phosphorylase, whose amino-acid sequence MIDPLPNSLIATTDAAGRATAESFLVDIETSAADGDAEAGRFADAPKQHRPLMEAILAGSPFLRSLIQRDPGFAASALASEPGALLDQLCSALAEEIAAPVSESEAKALLRQARRKAALVIALADLSGRWTVQEVTAGLTRFADAALGAAVDWLLRDAHGRGQIVLSDPATPGTGSGLIVLAMGKYGAGELNYSSDIDIIIFYDPATAPLAEGIEAASFFVKLTKRLVQLLQDITAEGYVFRVDLRLRPDPRATSAAIAVEAAALYYEHMGQNWERAAMIKARPAAGDLAAGEDFLQRLVPFIWRKYLDFAAILDVQSMKRQIQAVKGHGTVAVRGHNIKLGRGGIREIEFFVQTQQLIAGGRNPSLRGRRTLEMLQALTTGGWIAAETAEDMTRAYLYLRAVEHRIQMVADEQSHTLPANSPAFEAFTRFSGYDDPSGFTADLERVLKTVERHYSALFEQAPGLGSGAGSLVFTGGEDDPETLKALQSLGFTKAPEIAATIRGWHFGRYQATRSARARERLTEIMPSLLEALGHSGDPDAAFIAFDRFIAGLPAGVQLFSLLWSNPKLLDLLADIMGTAPRLAALLSGRPRILDAVLDPGFFGPLPEAGELDSLVDAALASAVRYEEILDRARAVGQEQMFRIGVRVLADTVSVTEAGQAYAALADVLARRLLAASLDDFITRHGRVEGSRLALIAMGKWGGREMTASSDLDMILVYETEAALHPSDGPGPLPPAQYFTRLSQRLIAALSAPTAEGVLYDVDMRLRPSGNAGPVATHIDRFESYHQGDAWTWERMALTRARVVAGDEELQRRIETIIDRTLREPRDQTTLREDVVGMRQRLFAEFGKQGPWDLKHARGGIIDIEFIAQFLQLAHAREQPQILAQNTHDALSALQAAELLAPDDAHRLLAADRFFQRLTQLLRVCVAGKFVPDQAPAGLKRLLARAGDAPDFRALDAELPEVEAGVREIFERVVG is encoded by the coding sequence ATGATCGATCCCTTGCCGAACAGCCTCATCGCCACGACCGATGCCGCGGGACGCGCCACCGCTGAGTCCTTCCTCGTGGATATCGAGACCTCCGCTGCAGACGGTGATGCAGAGGCGGGGCGCTTCGCCGACGCCCCTAAGCAGCACCGCCCGCTCATGGAGGCAATTCTCGCCGGCTCGCCCTTCCTGCGCTCGCTCATCCAGCGCGATCCGGGTTTCGCTGCATCCGCGCTTGCGTCTGAGCCCGGCGCCCTGCTCGATCAGCTCTGCTCCGCGCTGGCTGAAGAGATCGCCGCGCCGGTTTCGGAGAGCGAGGCCAAGGCACTGCTGCGGCAGGCACGCCGCAAGGCTGCGCTGGTCATCGCCCTGGCCGATCTCAGCGGGCGCTGGACCGTGCAAGAGGTGACTGCCGGCCTCACGCGCTTCGCCGATGCAGCACTCGGTGCCGCCGTCGACTGGCTGTTGCGCGACGCCCATGGACGCGGCCAGATCGTCCTTTCGGATCCAGCAACGCCCGGGACGGGCAGCGGGCTCATCGTGCTCGCGATGGGCAAATATGGCGCCGGGGAACTCAACTATTCCAGCGACATCGACATCATCATCTTCTACGACCCCGCGACGGCCCCGCTTGCAGAGGGCATCGAGGCCGCGAGCTTCTTCGTCAAGCTCACCAAGCGCCTGGTGCAGCTCCTGCAGGATATCACCGCCGAGGGCTACGTGTTCCGGGTGGATCTGCGGCTGAGGCCCGACCCGCGCGCCACCAGTGCGGCCATCGCCGTCGAGGCGGCGGCGCTCTATTACGAGCATATGGGCCAGAACTGGGAGCGGGCGGCGATGATCAAGGCGCGGCCCGCCGCCGGCGATCTCGCAGCGGGCGAGGACTTCCTGCAGCGGCTCGTGCCCTTCATCTGGAGGAAATATCTGGACTTCGCTGCCATTCTCGACGTGCAATCGATGAAGCGGCAGATCCAGGCGGTCAAGGGCCATGGCACCGTCGCCGTGCGCGGTCACAATATCAAGCTCGGGCGCGGTGGCATCCGCGAGATTGAATTCTTCGTCCAGACCCAGCAGCTCATCGCCGGTGGTCGCAACCCAAGCCTGCGCGGCCGGCGCACCCTGGAGATGCTGCAAGCCCTGACGACCGGAGGATGGATCGCCGCCGAGACCGCCGAGGACATGACGCGGGCCTATCTCTATCTGCGAGCGGTCGAGCATCGGATCCAGATGGTGGCGGACGAGCAGAGCCATACCCTGCCGGCGAACAGCCCCGCATTCGAGGCCTTCACCCGGTTTTCGGGCTATGACGACCCGAGCGGCTTCACCGCCGATCTGGAACGGGTGCTGAAGACCGTCGAGCGCCATTACTCGGCCCTGTTCGAACAGGCACCGGGGCTCGGCAGCGGCGCGGGCAGCCTCGTCTTCACCGGTGGCGAGGATGATCCCGAGACGCTGAAGGCGCTGCAGAGCCTCGGCTTCACCAAGGCACCGGAGATCGCCGCCACCATTCGCGGCTGGCATTTTGGCCGCTATCAGGCCACCCGCAGCGCCCGGGCGCGCGAACGGCTCACAGAGATCATGCCGTCGCTGCTGGAGGCCCTCGGCCATTCGGGCGATCCGGATGCCGCCTTCATCGCCTTCGATCGCTTCATCGCCGGGCTGCCGGCCGGAGTGCAGCTGTTCTCGCTCCTGTGGTCCAATCCCAAGCTGCTCGATCTCCTCGCCGACATCATGGGGACGGCGCCGCGCCTCGCCGCGCTGCTGAGCGGCCGTCCCCGCATTCTGGATGCCGTTCTGGATCCGGGCTTCTTTGGACCGCTGCCCGAGGCCGGGGAGCTCGACAGCCTCGTGGATGCAGCGCTGGCCAGCGCCGTCCGCTACGAAGAGATCCTCGACCGGGCTCGGGCCGTCGGCCAGGAGCAGATGTTCCGGATCGGGGTCCGCGTCCTGGCGGATACGGTGAGCGTCACCGAGGCGGGGCAGGCCTATGCGGCGCTGGCCGACGTCTTGGCCCGCCGCCTGCTGGCCGCCTCGCTGGACGACTTCATCACCCGTCACGGTCGCGTCGAGGGAAGTCGGCTGGCGCTGATCGCCATGGGAAAATGGGGTGGCCGGGAGATGACGGCGTCGTCGGATCTCGATATGATCCTCGTCTATGAGACCGAAGCCGCGTTGCACCCCTCCGACGGTCCCGGGCCGCTGCCGCCGGCCCAGTATTTCACCCGGCTTTCACAACGGCTGATCGCTGCTCTCTCGGCTCCCACGGCGGAAGGCGTGCTCTACGACGTCGACATGCGCCTGCGTCCCTCAGGGAATGCCGGCCCCGTCGCCACCCATATCGACCGGTTCGAATCCTATCACCAGGGCGATGCGTGGACCTGGGAGCGCATGGCCCTGACGCGAGCGCGGGTGGTGGCGGGCGATGAAGAACTCCAGAGGCGCATCGAAACCATTATCGACCGCACCCTGCGCGAGCCTCGCGATCAGACGACACTGCGCGAGGATGTCGTGGGCATGCGCCAAAGACTGTTTGCGGAATTCGGCAAACAGGGTCCCTGGGACCTGAAGCATGCCCGAGGCGGCATCATCGACATTGAATTCATCGCCCAGTTCCTGCAGCTCGCCCATGCCAGGGAGCAGCCGCAGATCCTGGCGCAGAATACCCATGACGCGCTGAGCGCGCTTCAGGCCGCAGAACTTCTGGCGCCGGACGACGCGCATCGCCTGCTCGCCGCCGACCGCTTCTTCCAGCGCCTGACCCAGCTGCTGCGGGTCTGCGTCGCCGGGAAATTCGTCCCCGACCAGGCGCCCGCAGGCCTCAAACGTCTCCTCGCCCGCGCCGGGGACGCCCCGGATTTCCGCGCCCTCGACGCCGAGCTGCCGGAGGTCGAGGCCGGAGTGCGAGAGATCTTCGAGCGGGTGGTGGGGTGA
- a CDS encoding sensor histidine kinase, which translates to MPVTDESRWSRWAKLVRSSTFKLATGYLLLFAISSAAILSYVYWDTAGLLARQTDDTIRSEVASFADQYRSGGVAGLVASVKSRSEHGDDNLYLLINIYGRRVAGNLEGLPVEALSGTSNWIEFPYAVQTPDGIEKHQARAFHARIDMGYTLLVGRDVEERRVFTQIIQRTLFWAVGLTLVLGMIGGLLMSRNFLRRIDSIAETSRTIMAGDLGERMPVSGTGDELDRLAGNLNQMLEQIERLMTGMREVSSNVAHDLKTPLTRMRARVEDALRGGSPETYREALEQTLDEADTLLRIFNALLSIARAEAGQSREGVRALDAAELVDDLADLYEPLVEEDDGVFTAAIERPLPVMADRQLLAQALTNLLDNALKYGRPESGPFRLTIEARKVPGKVIIAIADNGPGIPEDQRDHVIERFVRLDNSRSKAGSGLGLSLVAGVMKLHGGALVLKDNGPGLVAQMELPAAE; encoded by the coding sequence GTGCCGGTCACTGACGAGAGCCGCTGGTCGCGCTGGGCCAAGCTGGTCCGCAGTTCCACCTTCAAACTGGCCACCGGCTATCTTCTGCTTTTCGCCATCTCGTCGGCTGCCATCCTGTCCTATGTCTATTGGGACACGGCCGGTCTGCTCGCCCGGCAGACCGATGACACGATCCGATCGGAAGTCGCCTCATTCGCCGACCAGTACCGCAGCGGCGGCGTTGCCGGGCTCGTTGCCAGCGTCAAGAGCCGGAGTGAGCATGGCGACGATAATCTTTATCTCCTGATCAACATCTATGGACGACGGGTCGCCGGCAATCTCGAAGGTCTGCCGGTCGAGGCGCTGTCAGGCACCTCCAACTGGATCGAGTTTCCCTACGCCGTCCAGACGCCGGACGGCATCGAGAAGCACCAGGCGCGTGCCTTCCATGCCCGAATCGACATGGGCTACACTCTGCTCGTCGGCCGCGACGTGGAGGAGCGGCGCGTCTTCACGCAGATCATCCAACGCACTCTGTTCTGGGCGGTGGGACTCACTCTCGTCCTGGGCATGATCGGGGGGCTCCTGATGAGCCGCAACTTCCTGCGCCGCATCGACTCCATCGCCGAGACCAGCCGAACCATCATGGCCGGGGATCTCGGTGAACGCATGCCGGTTTCCGGCACCGGCGATGAACTCGACCGATTGGCCGGCAATCTGAACCAGATGCTCGAGCAGATCGAGCGGTTGATGACCGGCATGCGCGAAGTTTCCAGCAATGTCGCCCACGACCTGAAGACGCCCCTCACGCGCATGCGGGCGCGGGTCGAGGACGCCCTACGCGGCGGCTCGCCGGAGACCTATCGCGAGGCTTTGGAACAGACGCTGGACGAGGCCGACACGCTCTTGCGCATTTTCAATGCGCTGCTGTCGATCGCCCGCGCCGAGGCAGGGCAGTCGCGCGAGGGGGTGAGGGCGTTGGACGCCGCCGAGCTCGTGGATGATCTGGCCGATCTCTATGAACCCCTCGTGGAGGAAGATGACGGCGTCTTCACGGCCGCCATCGAACGGCCTCTCCCGGTGATGGCCGATCGTCAATTGCTCGCCCAGGCGCTCACCAATCTCCTCGACAACGCCCTCAAATATGGACGGCCGGAGAGCGGGCCGTTCCGCTTGACGATCGAGGCCCGCAAAGTGCCGGGCAAGGTGATCATCGCGATCGCCGATAATGGACCGGGCATCCCGGAAGACCAGCGCGACCATGTGATCGAGCGGTTCGTGCGCCTGGATAACAGCCGATCCAAGGCCGGCAGCGGCCTCGGGCTCAGCCTCGTGGCGGGCGTGATGAAGCTGCATGGCGGTGCCCTCGTCCTCAAGGACAATGGCCCAGGCCTCGTCGCCCAGATGGAACTGCCGGCGGCGGAGTGA
- a CDS encoding response regulator transcription factor yields MRILLIEDDLQAASYLLKGLKESGHVANHAGDGHEGLELARQRVHDVLVVDRMLPGMDGLTIIETLRREGVRTPVLILSALGEVDDRVQGLRSGGDDYLGKPYAFSELLARVESLARRIEPERAKTRLAVGTLEMDLLKRTVTRGGEPILLQPREFKLLEYLMQNAGRVVTRTMLLEHVWDYHFDPQTNVIDVHISRLRSKIDKGHADPLLHTVRGAGYTIRAGH; encoded by the coding sequence ATGCGGATTCTCCTCATAGAAGACGACTTGCAGGCGGCGTCCTACCTCCTCAAGGGTCTGAAGGAGAGCGGGCATGTGGCCAATCATGCGGGCGATGGCCATGAAGGCCTGGAACTCGCGCGTCAGCGCGTCCATGACGTCCTCGTCGTCGACCGCATGCTGCCCGGCATGGATGGCCTCACCATCATCGAGACCCTCCGCCGGGAGGGGGTGCGCACGCCGGTGCTGATCCTCTCCGCGCTGGGCGAGGTGGATGACCGGGTGCAGGGTCTCCGCTCGGGAGGCGACGATTATCTCGGCAAGCCCTACGCCTTCTCGGAACTGCTCGCGAGGGTCGAGAGCCTCGCCCGACGCATCGAGCCGGAGCGCGCGAAGACCCGTCTCGCCGTGGGCACTCTGGAGATGGACCTGCTCAAGCGCACCGTCACGCGCGGCGGCGAGCCCATCCTGCTGCAGCCGCGCGAGTTCAAGCTGCTCGAATATCTCATGCAGAATGCCGGACGGGTCGTGACCCGCACCATGCTGCTCGAACATGTCTGGGACTATCATTTCGATCCCCAGACCAATGTCATCGACGTGCATATCTCGCGACTGCGTTCGAAGATCGACAAAGGACATGCCGACCCGTTGCTGCATACGGTGCGCGGGGCCGGATACACGATTCGTGCCGGTCACTGA
- a CDS encoding Do family serine endopeptidase, whose protein sequence is MNPTKTPPRKRTVYMALGAAALLGASALSGPVIEYARADNLTNQVTRQHAPSEGFADIVEKVMPAVVSVKVESHDKVASASDDGDQGIPGMPNIPKDSPLFDFFKNMPQFRDQQRSPGQERVGLGSGFIISADGYVVTNNHVVDKADTVVVTTTDGKEYSGKVVGTDPKTDLAVIKIEGDHNFSYVTFAKEEARVGDWVVAVGNPFGLGGTVTTGIISARGREIGAGPYDDFLQIDAPINRGNSGGPSFNLKGEVVGVNSAIYSPSGGSVGIGFAIPSSLATNVVESLIKNGEVTRGWLGVAIQPVNQEIADSIGAKSTQGALVTQVTADSPASKAGFKTGDMIVSVDGEPVKNPRDLSRKIAGIEPGEKAELGVLRSGKEETITVAIAAMQAEKQMASAEPQDPEKGTSLSSLGLSVAPSDDGDGVTITSVDPAGKAARTGLQQGDRIVEAAGATIKSPADLRKTIDGVSKEKKSVLMLVRRGDNQMFVAIPITKS, encoded by the coding sequence ATGAATCCCACGAAGACCCCACCGCGCAAGCGTACGGTATACATGGCCCTCGGCGCGGCAGCGCTGCTTGGCGCCTCGGCGCTCAGCGGGCCGGTGATCGAGTATGCCCGCGCAGATAATCTGACGAACCAGGTCACGCGTCAGCACGCCCCCTCGGAAGGCTTTGCCGACATCGTCGAGAAGGTCATGCCGGCCGTGGTCAGCGTGAAAGTCGAGAGCCATGACAAAGTGGCATCGGCCTCCGATGACGGCGACCAGGGCATTCCCGGCATGCCCAATATCCCCAAGGACAGCCCGCTGTTCGATTTCTTCAAGAACATGCCGCAATTCCGCGACCAGCAGCGCTCCCCCGGCCAGGAACGGGTCGGCCTCGGTTCCGGCTTCATCATTTCGGCGGATGGCTACGTCGTCACCAATAACCACGTGGTCGACAAAGCCGACACCGTCGTCGTGACCACCACCGACGGCAAGGAATATTCCGGCAAGGTCGTCGGTACGGACCCGAAGACGGATCTGGCGGTCATCAAGATCGAAGGCGATCACAATTTCTCCTATGTCACCTTCGCCAAAGAGGAAGCGCGCGTCGGCGACTGGGTGGTCGCGGTGGGCAATCCCTTCGGCCTCGGCGGCACCGTGACGACGGGCATCATCTCGGCCCGCGGCCGCGAGATCGGCGCCGGTCCCTATGACGACTTCCTGCAGATCGACGCCCCGATCAACCGCGGCAATTCCGGTGGTCCTTCCTTCAATCTCAAAGGTGAAGTGGTCGGCGTGAACTCCGCCATCTACTCGCCTTCCGGCGGCAGCGTCGGCATCGGCTTTGCGATCCCGTCGAGCCTGGCCACCAATGTGGTCGAGAGCCTGATCAAGAATGGCGAGGTCACCCGCGGCTGGCTCGGCGTGGCCATCCAACCCGTCAACCAGGAGATCGCCGACAGCATCGGAGCCAAGAGCACGCAAGGCGCCCTGGTGACCCAGGTCACCGCGGATTCACCCGCCTCGAAGGCGGGGTTCAAAACCGGCGACATGATCGTCAGCGTCGATGGCGAGCCGGTGAAGAATCCTCGCGATCTGTCCCGCAAGATCGCCGGCATCGAGCCGGGTGAGAAGGCGGAGCTCGGCGTGCTGCGCAGCGGTAAGGAGGAGACCATCACCGTCGCCATCGCCGCTATGCAAGCGGAGAAGCAGATGGCATCCGCGGAGCCGCAGGATCCCGAGAAGGGGACCAGCCTCAGCAGCCTCGGCCTCAGCGTGGCGCCGTCCGACGATGGTGATGGCGTGACCATCACCAGTGTCGATCCTGCCGGCAAGGCAGCCCGGACCGGTCTGCAACAGGGCGATCGCATCGTCGAAGCGGCCGGTGCCACGATCAAGTCTCCGGCCGACCTGCGCAAGACGATCGATGGTGTCAGCAAGGAGAAGAAGTCCGTGCTGATGCTGGTTCGCCGCGGCGACAATCAGATGTTCGTGGCGATCCCCATCACCAAGAGCTGA
- a CDS encoding PAS domain-containing sensor histidine kinase has product MAKAHIGELFAKERVLRLPFAARGLTHLGISECALRILVTSLIGLFLITLGGAIAAHLLDARQTSVTEHKRASILQADLLQSLLQPMLTDELKKSGMARRLGEGDLNRYLSDYAATEGRIFALANGDGVIDAILPEINSLKGRRLSDIFPMTALYMSGNVGDDMTSVTMPGGEEVFVTFRDLDPYPASLAVIQSRDAMLSGWYTSTIRLVTLFVATVAVVALIGAAFHWQSARATEADNTLATATERLDKALDRARCGLWDWNIARGHIFWSRSMFDILGLETGGELLSYATVADRLHPDDRQMDRLVDDLLRSGRKAVDQEFRMRHADGHWVWLRVRAELAQSPGEVGPHLIGIAIDITEQKLADRLNQEAELRLRDAIENISEAFVLWDSDNRLVMCNSKYQQFHNLPASVCSSGTPYEEVAKAAKEPVVRQRLPVGNIDPGEGNTFEVQLEDSRWLQINERRTKDGGFVSVGTDISSLKQHEERLMDSERELMNTVRDLQKSRLTLEQQSQRLADLAEKYAQEKTRAEAANRSKSEFLANMSHELRTPLNAIIGFSEVMEQQMLGPIGTERYTEYASDIHRSGQYLLDVISDILDMSKIEAGRMQLEIKEIDVVGVVEESLRIISARAAEENVEIVRQLPSRLPTFGDKRALKQVVINLLANAVKFTPAGGRVTVTSEERGEHVAIIIADTGIGIPRKAIDKLGRPFEQVENQLTKTKSGSGLGLAISKSLIELHDGQIRIESTEGKGTTVTVLLPHPRAMAAHMSFRAHGAA; this is encoded by the coding sequence TTGGCTAAGGCGCATATAGGGGAGCTATTTGCAAAGGAGCGCGTCCTGCGCCTACCCTTTGCTGCGCGCGGCCTGACGCATCTCGGAATCTCGGAATGCGCGCTCCGGATCCTGGTGACCAGCCTGATCGGCCTCTTCCTGATCACCTTGGGTGGCGCGATCGCAGCGCATCTGCTGGACGCGCGACAGACCTCCGTCACCGAGCATAAGAGGGCCTCGATCCTGCAGGCCGATCTGCTGCAATCGCTGTTGCAGCCGATGCTCACGGACGAGCTGAAAAAGAGCGGCATGGCGCGGCGGCTCGGCGAGGGCGACCTCAATCGCTATTTGTCCGACTATGCGGCCACCGAGGGCCGGATCTTCGCCTTGGCCAATGGCGATGGGGTGATCGATGCGATCCTGCCCGAAATCAACTCGCTGAAAGGCCGGCGGCTCTCGGACATCTTCCCGATGACCGCGCTCTACATGTCCGGCAATGTCGGCGACGACATGACATCGGTCACGATGCCCGGCGGCGAAGAGGTCTTCGTCACCTTCCGCGATCTCGATCCCTATCCTGCCTCCCTCGCCGTGATCCAGTCGCGCGATGCGATGCTGTCGGGCTGGTATACGAGCACCATCCGCCTCGTGACCCTGTTCGTGGCCACCGTCGCGGTGGTGGCGCTGATCGGGGCTGCCTTCCACTGGCAGTCGGCACGCGCCACAGAGGCAGACAATACGCTCGCCACCGCCACAGAACGGCTCGACAAAGCGCTCGACCGGGCCCGATGCGGCCTGTGGGACTGGAACATCGCGCGCGGCCACATCTTCTGGTCACGCTCCATGTTCGACATTTTGGGGCTCGAAACCGGCGGCGAACTCCTCTCCTACGCCACCGTCGCCGACCGTCTGCATCCGGACGACCGTCAGATGGACCGCCTGGTCGACGATCTCCTGCGCTCAGGCCGCAAAGCGGTGGACCAGGAGTTCCGGATGCGCCACGCCGATGGGCATTGGGTGTGGCTCCGGGTCCGGGCGGAGCTTGCCCAATCGCCCGGCGAGGTGGGGCCCCACCTCATCGGCATCGCCATCGACATCACGGAGCAGAAGCTCGCGGACCGGCTGAACCAGGAGGCCGAACTCAGACTGCGCGACGCGATCGAGAACATCTCCGAAGCCTTCGTGCTGTGGGACTCGGACAACCGCCTGGTGATGTGCAACAGCAAATATCAGCAGTTTCACAACCTGCCGGCCAGCGTCTGCAGCTCGGGAACGCCCTATGAAGAGGTCGCAAAGGCCGCCAAGGAACCGGTGGTGCGGCAGCGCCTACCGGTGGGCAACATCGATCCCGGCGAGGGTAATACGTTTGAGGTGCAGCTTGAGGACAGCCGTTGGCTGCAGATCAACGAGCGTCGCACCAAGGATGGCGGCTTCGTCTCGGTCGGCACCGACATCTCCTCGCTCAAGCAGCACGAAGAGCGGTTGATGGACAGCGAGCGTGAGCTCATGAACACCGTGCGTGACTTGCAGAAGTCGCGGCTCACTTTGGAGCAGCAATCGCAGCGGCTCGCCGATCTCGCCGAGAAATATGCCCAAGAGAAAACCCGCGCCGAAGCGGCCAACCGTTCCAAGTCGGAATTCCTGGCGAATATGAGCCACGAACTCCGGACGCCGCTGAACGCCATCATCGGCTTCAGCGAGGTGATGGAGCAGCAGATGCTCGGGCCCATCGGCACCGAGCGCTACACGGAATATGCCAGCGATATCCACCGCAGCGGTCAGTACCTGCTGGACGTGATCAGCGACATCCTCGACATGTCGAAGATCGAGGCTGGGCGCATGCAGCTCGAGATCAAGGAAATCGACGTCGTCGGGGTGGTGGAGGAATCGCTGCGCATCATCTCCGCGCGCGCCGCCGAAGAGAATGTCGAGATCGTCCGCCAGCTGCCCAGCCGCCTGCCGACCTTTGGCGACAAGCGCGCGCTGAAGCAGGTGGTCATCAACCTGCTGGCCAACGCCGTCAAATTCACTCCCGCCGGTGGCCGGGTGACGGTGACATCGGAGGAGCGCGGCGAGCACGTCGCCATCATCATCGCCGATACCGGTATCGGCATTCCGCGCAAGGCGATCGACAAGCTCGGCCGACCCTTCGAGCAGGTGGAGAACCAGCTCACGAAGACAAAGAGCGGCTCAGGACTGGGCCTCGCCATCTCCAAGTCGCTGATCGAGCTGCATGACGGCCAGATTCGCATCGAAAGCACCGAGGGCAAGGGCACGACGGTCACCGTGCTGCTTCCGCATCCCAGGGCAATGGCGGCTCACATGAGCTTTCGCGCCCATGGCGCCGCCTAA